The segment TCTCTTAAGCCTTGTTGCAGCCTCTCAGCTTCGGGAGAATTCTGCTGTTGGTGCAGATCGATCGCAGTCTGAAACGCTGCTACACTCTCAGGCACTTGTCCCAATTTCAGTAACACGACCCCCAGATTTTGATAAGCCTCAGCGTAATTTGGATTCAGCGCGATCGCTTGATTGTAATGCGCGATCGCCGATGAGAATTGTCCCATTGCTTTTAAGGTTGCGCCTAAATTGCAATGCGCGATCGCAAAATTCGGATCAATCTTTAATGCCTGCTGAAACAGAATTTGGGCGTTTTGCAAATCCCCGGCATCTTTCAGTAAACTCGCTAAATTATTGACGGCTCCTAATTTCAGCTTCGGTAGAATTGGCTGCTGAATGGCTTGCTGGTAATGATGGGCAGCTTGCTCGATTTCATTCAGTTGCACATGCACACTGCCTAAATGGTAATGCAGTTCATATTGCGTCGCAGCATCCTCGACTGTAGACAAACCTCGCTCTAAAAGTTCGATGCCTTTCGCCGTTTCACCTATCTGAACATAGAGCGCGCCGAGCTTACTACAAACATACGGATCATTGGGATGAGTTGCCAGAAAGCCTTCCATTGTCGATCGCGCCTTATTCACCTTGTCACGCCCAGCAATCACATCTGCCTGATAACCTTCATGTAAAATCGCGACTTCCGAAATCGCGCCAATCTTCCAATGCGGCTCTCGTTTCAGCAACGCCTCAACTTGATCATCAATCATGGCGTGATACGGACGAGAAAACCAAATCTCAGGATGCCGTCGAAATAATCGCGAAATTAATGAATAGGGAGACTGAGCTGCTCCAATTTCTTGCCGAACTAAATTAAACACAAGATAGTCATCTTGCGCGATCGCCTGTTTCAAGGTCGGCACAATCTCTGGAACTAAGACCTCATCCGCATCTAATACCAAAATCCAATCGCCATGAACATACTTCAGCGATTCATTGCGGGCGGCAGAAAAATCATTCCGCCATTCAAAAGAGTGAACTTCTGCACCAAAAGACTTGGCAATTTCTATTGTGCGATCGCTCGATCCAGTGTCCAAAACCACCATCTCATCGACCACATTCTGAACGCTAGACAAGCAGCGCGGCAGATTTTCCGCCTCATTTTTGACAATGATACAAAAACTCAGTTGCATAACGTGGTGATCGTGAATCCTTAAGTTAGATTGGACGAATCGAATCAGCGATTCTGAAAATCCGACTCTATATATTCTCAGAAGGATACATTTTAATGAACCAGCGGTGGAGAAACGCAGGATTATATGGACTTTTCGCGATCGTCACGATCGCGCTATCAACCGCAGTCTTTGCTGAACAGCCCCAAACTCGTGAAACCTGGGAATACAGCCAGTTTATTCAAGAAGTTGAAAAAGACAATGTTAACAAAGTCAGTTTGACTGCCGATCGAACTCGAATCTTGGCACAATCCGAAGATGGAAAGCGCTTTTTAGTCAACCTACCGGACGATCCTGAACTGATTAACACTCTGGTGCGGAATCAGGTCGATATCTCTATCGTGCTTGAACTCAAGGACAGCGACTTCTAGCCCCAAACCGTTCCTGCCTGATTCCTGACCAGGATACTAAAAACTCCACCCCATAACGTGATCGATAGTAAATCCTTACGTTACATTGGATAAATCGGTAATTCTCAGATTTCTCTCGTATTGATGCAAGAAGTCTTAATACAGAGTAATATAAGTTTACAAATACAAATCTGAGAACCCGATTTATTCCTATTTTCAGGAGGATACACCCCGGTGAACAAGCGGTGGAGAAATGCAGGGCTATATGCGCTTTTAGCGATCGTCGTGATTGCTTTGGCAACGGCGGTCTTCGATAAGCAACCCCAAACTCGTGAAACCTGGCGCTATAGCCAGTTTATTCAAGAAGTTGAAAAAAATAATGTCAATAAAGTCAGTTTGAGCGCCGATCGGACTCGCGCTTTAGTGCAATCTGAAGACGGAAATCGCGTCTTAGTGAATCTGCCGACCGATCCTGAACTCATCAGCATTCTGACTCGCAATAACGTCGATATTTCTGTTCTACCTGCAACCGATGGCAATGACTTCTGGCTGAGAGCAGTCAGCAGTCTTTTCTTCCCAATCTTGCTGCTTGTGGGCTTGTTCTTCCTGTTGCGCCGCGCTCAAAACGGACCAGGTAGCCAAGCGATGAACTTTGGCAAATCTAAAGCCCGTGTGCAAATGGAACCCCAAACCCAAGTCACCTTTAACGACGTGGCAGGGATTGACCAAGCAAAGCTGGAATTGAACGAAGTTGTGGACTTTTTGAAAAATGCCGATCGCTTTACTGCAATCGGTGCAAAAATTCCCAAAGGTGTCCTACTCGTTGGACCTCCTGGAACTGGTAAAACCCTGTTGGCAAAAGCTGTTGCAGGCGAAGCAGGCGTTCCGTTCTTCTCGATTTCCGGTTCTGAATTTGTCGAAATGTTCGTCGGTGTGGGTGCGTCTCGCGTCCGTGACCTGTTCGAGCAAGCCAAATCGAATGCACCTTGCATCGTCTTCATCGATGAAATTGATGCAGTTGGTCGTCAGCGTGGTGCAGGTCTCGGCGGCGGTAACGATGAACGTGAACAAACCTTGAACCAACTCTTAACTGAGATGGACGGGTTTGAAGGCAACACTGGCATCATCATCATCGCAGCGACAAACCGTCCTGATGTCTTAGATGCAGCGCTCTTACGTCCGGGTCGTTTCGATCGCCAAGTCGTCGTCGATCGTCCTGACTACTCCGGTCGTTTGGAAGTGCTCAACGTTCATGCGCGTGGCAAAACGCTCTCGAAAGACGTTGACCTCGAAAAGATTGCCCGTCGGACTCCTGGATTTACCGGAGCAGACTTGTCGAACTTGTTGAACGAAGCCGCAATTCTTGCCGCTCGTCGCAATTTGACTGAAATTTCAATGGACGAGATCAACGACGCAATCGATCGCGTCTTGGCAGGACCTGAGAAGAAAGACCGTGTAATGAGCGAGAAGCGCAAAGAGCTTGTGGCTTATCACGAAGCAGGTCATGCGCTTGTCGGTGCTTTGATGCCTGACTATGACCCTGTTCAAAAAATCAGCATTATTCCTCGCGGTCGCGCAGGCGGTTTGACCTGGTTCACACCAAGCGAAGACCGGATGGATTCAGGCCTGTATTCTCGCTCTTACTTGCAAAACCAGATGGCCGTTGCTCTAGGTGGTCGAATCGCTGAAGAAATCGTCTTTGGTGAAGAGGAAGTTACCACAGGCGCATCGAACGACCTTCAGCAAGTAGCACGCGTTGCAAAACAAATGGTGACTCGATTCGGCATGAGCGATCGCTTAGGACCAGTCGCATTAGGTCGTCAGCAAGGCAACATGTTCTTGGGTCGTGACATCGCTGCTGAGCGGGACTTTTCCGAAGAAACCGCAGCCGCGATCGACGATGAAGTTCGCAACCT is part of the Leptolyngbya boryana PCC 6306 genome and harbors:
- a CDS encoding tetratricopeptide repeat protein, producing the protein MQLSFCIIVKNEAENLPRCLSSVQNVVDEMVVLDTGSSDRTIEIAKSFGAEVHSFEWRNDFSAARNESLKYVHGDWILVLDADEVLVPEIVPTLKQAIAQDDYLVFNLVRQEIGAAQSPYSLISRLFRRHPEIWFSRPYHAMIDDQVEALLKREPHWKIGAISEVAILHEGYQADVIAGRDKVNKARSTMEGFLATHPNDPYVCSKLGALYVQIGETAKGIELLERGLSTVEDAATQYELHYHLGSVHVQLNEIEQAAHHYQQAIQQPILPKLKLGAVNNLASLLKDAGDLQNAQILFQQALKIDPNFAIAHCNLGATLKAMGQFSSAIAHYNQAIALNPNYAEAYQNLGVVLLKLGQVPESVAAFQTAIDLHQQQNSPEAERLQQGLREMGLL
- a CDS encoding ATP-dependent metallopeptidase FtsH/Yme1/Tma family protein — protein: MNQRWRNAGLYGLFAIVTIALSTAVFAEQPQTRETWEYSQFIQEVEKDNVNKVSLTADRTRILAQSEDGKRFLVNLPDDPELINTLVRNQVDISIVLELKDSDF
- the ftsH3 gene encoding ATP-dependent zinc metalloprotease FtsH3, whose translation is MNKRWRNAGLYALLAIVVIALATAVFDKQPQTRETWRYSQFIQEVEKNNVNKVSLSADRTRALVQSEDGNRVLVNLPTDPELISILTRNNVDISVLPATDGNDFWLRAVSSLFFPILLLVGLFFLLRRAQNGPGSQAMNFGKSKARVQMEPQTQVTFNDVAGIDQAKLELNEVVDFLKNADRFTAIGAKIPKGVLLVGPPGTGKTLLAKAVAGEAGVPFFSISGSEFVEMFVGVGASRVRDLFEQAKSNAPCIVFIDEIDAVGRQRGAGLGGGNDEREQTLNQLLTEMDGFEGNTGIIIIAATNRPDVLDAALLRPGRFDRQVVVDRPDYSGRLEVLNVHARGKTLSKDVDLEKIARRTPGFTGADLSNLLNEAAILAARRNLTEISMDEINDAIDRVLAGPEKKDRVMSEKRKELVAYHEAGHALVGALMPDYDPVQKISIIPRGRAGGLTWFTPSEDRMDSGLYSRSYLQNQMAVALGGRIAEEIVFGEEEVTTGASNDLQQVARVAKQMVTRFGMSDRLGPVALGRQQGNMFLGRDIAAERDFSEETAAAIDDEVRNLVEQAYRRAKAVLVQNRPVLDKLAEMLVDKETVDAEELQELLGNSDVQIAAIA